AAGAACGTTAATGTTGTGTCTTTTATTGACTTGCACGTACTGGCCGTGCGCTTACGCAGGCAGGAATCTACTTAAGGCTTGGTGAACGCTTCAATAAGATCCCTGCCTACGCAGGGATGCCGATAATTTTGAGTTATTGTGCTCACAACGTGTGTCATTCCTGCGCAGGCAGGAATCTATTTAAGGCTTGGTGAACGCTTCAATAAGATCCCTGCCTACGCAGGGATGCCGATAGTTTTGAGTTATTGTGCTCACAATGTGTGTCATTCCTGCGCAGGCAGGAATCTATTTAATGGTGAACGCTTCAATAAGATCCCTGCCTACGCAGGGATGACGATAATTTAGGTCGGGATGACTATAGATTGGTAGGGATTACGATAGCTCTAATTGGGACAAGGCATCCCACGTGGTTAGTAATTGTCTTCTGACCAGCCATCGCTGTCCGACATATCGGGAGCACCCGGAATGGTGTTCTCTTCATCCGCCCATTCACCAAAATCAATCATTTGGCACTGCTTAGAGCAGAATGGACGAAACGGGCTCTCTTCACCCCATACCACGTCTGTTTGACATTGTGGGCATGGGACAACAGTTGGTTTACTCATAATAATTCCTGAGTGTGACAGTTCACTGAGTTTGCAGTTAAATGAGTGGGCAGTTAACTGCAAATCGCTAATTCAAATTCAACATCGTTAGGGTAGGCTTGCCCAGACTCAAAAGCAATAAACTTCACCGTAAAGCGGCTCTTATGGCCTGATACCATTGGGTAAACGCCGTAATGCATTGGAATATTGAGTCTGATGATATTCGCCTCTTCAGCTTCACTTTGAAGCAGGCCTGAACGCGCTATTTGCGGTTTAAAGCGGCCGGTTTCGCGAGTGAGTTTTAGCCACAAGTGCAGTGCGTTCATCAGTGGCTTGAGTGATGTCAGCCACATTTCAGCATCATGCATACGCTTGTCGATAGGCAAGTGCAGCCAATGGTGCAGTGTTGGCAAATCAAAACAGCAGGCGCCGCCTGGCAGACCAAAACGCTGACGAATCGCACTTAAGAATCGGTCTTCTTTAAAGGACTGACCGAAACGTTCTGCGCCCATCAGTTCGCGGTGAACGCTATCGAGATCGCCTAGGATCGACCCAAGCATCTCTTGATCGACATCGTCGATGTTGAGCCAGGCTCGATAGGTTTGCCTCTGCTTTTCAAGATCCTTAGCCAGCTCGCTTTTAAGCTGGATCTGCTCAAAAATCTCTAATAAATCAAACAGAGATTTAAAGAAGATCTGGTGCTGGTAGTTATCTGAAAAAGACGAGGAATGCTGTAGCTGTCTCAGTAGAGATTCAACTCTTAGATATATTCTGGTTTTTTCGTTAAGAGGGTGTTCGAATCTATTTGTGATCATGTGCTAGCCTTTAAACGCTTCCTTGCTATTTTCACCGATTTTTACCGCATAATGCTAGGTACTTTTGGTGCAATTGTGTGACTTGGGGCAAAAGTTGAGCGTTATCAGTATTATTATCAATCACATCATCTGCATGCATTAGTCGGGTATCTCTATCGACTTGTGCTTTGAGTATAGAACGCACCTGTTGTTCGGGCACCCCGTCACGTGTCATTGTTCGGTAAATTTGTGTGTCAGCGGCAACATCGACCACAAGCACGCGATCAGCCATGCTCTGCAAGCCGTTCTCGATAAGCAGCGGTACCACGAGTAAGGTATATGGGCTGGTTGAGGCATTAAGACGCTGCTGCATCTGCTGGCGGATCATCGGATGCAGTAAGTTGTTTACCCACTGTTTTTCTTCATCATTGGCAAAGATGCGCGCCCTAAGTGCAGCGCGATCCAGCGAGCCGTCAGTTTGCAAAATATCACTACCAAAATGCAGTGCTAATGCGTTTAGACCCTCTGAGCCAACCTCAACTACATCGCGGGCTACCACGTCAGCATCGACCAGCTCGATGCCAAACTCATGATGAAACAGATTGGCCACGGTAGTTTTTCCGCTCGCAATGCCACCCGTTAAGCCGACTACAAATCCCACTAGTATACTCCCGTTACCGTCGCCAAATAGAAGTGCGTGATGGCATCACCCCATAGAGCGCTAACCCAGCCTGCAATTGCTAGGTAAGGACCAAAAGGAAACGCCACATCTAAACCTTTGTTTTGCATTCTAAGCTGAATCAAACCAAACACAACGCCAACAACTGAGGAAAGTAAAATAATCACTGGCAGATGTGCCCAGCCAAGCCAAGCGCCCAGAGCCGCGAGCAGCTTGAAATCGCCATAGCCCATACCTTCTTTACCCGTCACTAGCTTAAATAGCCAATAGACAGACCATAAACATAGGTAACCGGCGATAGCGCCAATCACGGAATCTTGCAGTGTAATTGGTGAGATGCCGAATAGCGCAAGGGCTATACCTGTCCAGAGTAGCGGTAGAGTTAGTTGGTCGGGCAGTAGCATAGTATCAAGGTCGATAAAGGTTGCCGCGATAAGCACAAACGTCATGGCAATCAGCGCCACACTGTAGAAGCTAAAACCCAGCTGCCAAGCGACAGTGCCGCTAAGGACGGCGGTGAGCAGCTCGACTAGTGGATAGCGGATACTGATTCTGTTGTCACAGTGACGGCAGCGACCTTTGAGCAACAGCCAGCTTAACAGCGGGATGTTGTCGACAATACGGATGGGCGTGTTGCATGATGGGCAGCTGCTTCTTGGAATGCTGAGATCAAAGCGTCCTTCTGGTGGCGTAATCTTGTATTCAGGGAAGGCTTCTGCACACTCTTCGCGCCAGCCGCGCTCCATCATGATGGGCAATCGGTGGATCACCACATTGAGAAAGCTTCCGACAATAAGGCCAAGAATGGCTGCGAATAAAACAAACAACCAAGGGTAATAAATCAACACGTCCATTTGCGGCTACACAGGAAATAAATCAATAAGTTAATGTCTATGTTAGCCTATTACGGTCATTAAGTTAAAGATAGGAAGGTACATTGCGACCACAAGCCCACCAACGAGGGTTCCTAGAAAAACAATGATAAATGGCTCGAGGATCTTACCCAGATTATCAACGGTATTATCGACTTCCGCTTCATAGATGGCCGCCACGCGATTGAGCATGTCATCAAGGGTGCCGGACTCTTCACCAATCATTACCATTTGCAGCACCATTTCGGGAAAGGCATCCGCTTGACGCATCGCTAGATGGATTGGTGTACCGGCAACAATATCGGAATGGATCGATTGAATCACTTGTTGGTAATAGAGATTGTCAGCGGTTTTTGCACTGGCTTGTATGCTCGATAATATCGGTATTCCGGCGCTAAAGCTGGTAGATAGAGTGCGACTGAACTTGGCAATGGAGGCTTTAGTGATCACTTGGCCTATGATAGGTATTCGCAATACAAGGCGACTGGTGTAAAGCCGCACGCTAAAACTGCGCTGACGAGCGACCTTTAGGCCAAAAGTGGCAAGAATAAACAGGTTAATACTCAGAAAACCATTCTGTTGAAACCACGCTGAAAGATTGAGCACTTGCTGAGTAAACCAAGGAAGGTCGGCATTAAAGCCGCGAAACATCGATTCAAACTCTGGCACTACGGTGGTGAGCATCAGATAGGTAACACCAAGTGAAACCAATAGGATCATGACTGGATAAATCAGCGCTTTAACCACTTTGGAACGCAGCATCTCTTGCTTTTCACGATAGTCCGCTAAGCGATCAAACACACCCGCTAAGTTACCTGAGTTTTCTCCGGTGGCGACCATATCGACATAAAAGCTATCAAAGTGGCGGCTAGCCACCTGCATTACGCGTGAAATGGGTGTACCGGCTTCCAGTCCTTTGCTGATTTGCGACAGTATCGATTTCATCTCTGCCTTGGCCTGATTGTCAGCTATCAATTTGATGGCATGAACAATGGGAATACCTGTGCTCAGCATGGTGGCAAGCTGGCGGGTAAGGATGGTGATGTCTTTGCCTTTGATGCGTTGAGTCAGCTTAGTCCAAGTAGAAATGCTGCGTTTTCTGAGTTTACGAACCTGGATATGTTGCTGCTTGAGGGTTTCACGCGCCTCAGGCTCGGTCAGAGCCAATGTTTGACCTGAGACTTTCTTACCTTGGCTGTTCACGCCTTTCCAGTGAAACGCTTTGAGCGTTGGTTCGAGCTTTTTACCCATACTGCTTAACCCATGATTAGAAATAGAGCACGCGCTGCAACTCTTGATAGCTGGTCACGCCATCTCGAAGCTTTTCAATGCCCGATTGTTTGAGAGTGGTCATCCCTTGAGATTGTGCCAATGCTTCTATCTCTTGCATGCTTGCACCGATAAGCAAAGCATTGGCGATTTCGTGGGTACACTCCATCACTTCATAAATGCCTGTACGCCCCAAATAGCCATAGTTACAATGATTGCAGCCCTGCTCGCTGGCTTGATAGATAAGTTCATCGTCACTAATGGCGAGGGAGTGACGCAGTGGCGGTAACATAGGGTCGATAACCTTACAATGCTGACACAGCTTGCGGGCTAGGCGCTGAGCAATGATGAGTGAGAGTGAAGAGGCGAGGTTAATGCTTTCAACGCCCATATTTTTAAGTCGCATCACCGTCTCTGCCGCTGAGTTGGTGTGCAGAGTAGAAAGCACTAAGTGGCCGGTTTGCGCTGCTTTCACCGCGATCTCCGCCGTTTCAATATCACGGATCTCTCCCAGCATCACCACATCCGGATCTTGACGTAGAAACGATCGCAGCGCGGTCGAAAAATCAAAGCCGATCTTTGGATTGATTTGCACCTGATTGATCCCATCTAGGTGGATCTCAACCGGATCTTCCGCCGTTGATACGTTGCGCTCAGCGGTATTGAGGATATTGAGTCCAGTATACAAAGAAACGGTTTTTCCGCTTCCCGTCGGCCCTGTCATTAAGATCATACCTTGTGGCTTTTTAAGTGCAGCAAGGTAGAGGGATTTTTGCAGTTCGTTATAACCCAGTTGATCGATATCGAGATTAGCAGAATCGCCATCCAGCAGACGTAATACGATCTTCTCACCCCACATAGTAGGTAAGGTCGATACGCGCATATCAATCGAAGCAGTTTCCGATAGCCTCAATTTCAAACGCCCATCCTGCGGCAATCGGCGCTCGGCGATATCTAGCTTTGCTAGGATTTTGATCCTCGCCGCCAAACGTCGACTCAACTGAGTGGCAGGCTGGTGGGTCTCAATCAAGATCCCATCGCAGCGTAAGCGAATGCGGTATAGATGCTCATAGGGCTCGAAATGGATATCAGAAGCTTTTTTGCGTACCGCATCCATGAGGACTTGGTGGATAAAGCGACTGACTGGCGAATCATCTTGGGAGAGATCTTCGATGTTGTCGATTTCGGCATCGCTGACTTGGACTAGGTTGGCGAGATCGTCTGAGGTGAGTTGTTTGGTTTCTGAGCTGGAGTCTAGGTTATTGTCACCGAAAAGTTTACGTATTGTAGAGCGAATGTCTTGGCAATTAGCTAGCACCAACTCAGTTTGCAGCCCCGTAGCAAAGCGAAAGTCATTTTCAGTTTCTACTACAGTAGGATCGGATATTGCGATAGTTAAACAGTGATTTTCGAGGCTCAAGGGAAGAGCACGATGTTTAATGATTGTATCGCGAAGGCCTATCTTTTGGCACAAATCAGAAGGGTTGTAGTCATGCAGTTCTTTAATGGTGAGAGAGAAAAGCTTTCCTAGGAAGCTATTTAACTCTTGGGCTGAGATCCAGCCCAAGTCTACAATCCTCTCCGGTATTGAACCTGCATTTAATGAAGCCCACTCAACCAATTGCTCTTTTTGAGTAGTGGATATTAGATGGGCATCATTAAGTACAATTGGAAGGCGAGAATTTATCAAAACCTAATTACAGCCTTTCGGTAATAGGTCTGCGTCAATATTATTAGTTGTACAACTCCAGGCCCCAGCGTCCGTTCTTTGCAAACTTAGAGTATTGGTAGCTATTTTAGGGCTAGAATCACCAGACCTGAACTGAATGTTTATGGTTCCAGCGCCACTACTTTGAGGTGTCAATGAAATGTTACCTAATGCATAAGAGATAGAAACTCCAGCAGCACTGAGATCTGCGGGAAACGCTCCTGTCTCTAGAGTTGTTGTTTCAATAGGTGTTTTAAGGGCTGTAAGTGTTGCAAGCGCAGATGCTGTCTCACTCTTAGCAATGTAGTTTTGGTAAGTTGGAACAGCCACAGTAGCCAGCACCCCAATCACCGCCACCACAATCATCAACTCAATCAAGGTAAAACCTTGTTGTTTTGTTGTTTTTCTCATTTTTTATCCTTAATAAATTAGTTGTACAAGGAAAACATACTCTTGAGGTTTACCCCAATAAAGTTAATGACTTAGCGCGCTAGAGACGGTTCTAAAAAATGAAGAGGCGTTGCAGTAGGTTGCAGTTTGAATGCGAGTGATATTGAAGTGAAAGGTCTAGCACTGACTGATAAATAGTCAGTAAAAACAGTGACTCACGGAGTGATGAGATCAAAAA
The Vibrio sp. CB1-14 DNA segment above includes these coding regions:
- the yacG gene encoding DNA gyrase inhibitor YacG, with the protein product MSKPTVVPCPQCQTDVVWGEESPFRPFCSKQCQMIDFGEWADEENTIPGAPDMSDSDGWSEDNY
- the zapD gene encoding cell division protein ZapD — protein: MITNRFEHPLNEKTRIYLRVESLLRQLQHSSSFSDNYQHQIFFKSLFDLLEIFEQIQLKSELAKDLEKQRQTYRAWLNIDDVDQEMLGSILGDLDSVHRELMGAERFGQSFKEDRFLSAIRQRFGLPGGACCFDLPTLHHWLHLPIDKRMHDAEMWLTSLKPLMNALHLWLKLTRETGRFKPQIARSGLLQSEAEEANIIRLNIPMHYGVYPMVSGHKSRFTVKFIAFESGQAYPNDVEFELAICS
- the coaE gene encoding dephospho-CoA kinase (Dephospho-CoA kinase (CoaE) performs the final step in coenzyme A biosynthesis.), yielding MGFVVGLTGGIASGKTTVANLFHHEFGIELVDADVVARDVVEVGSEGLNALALHFGSDILQTDGSLDRAALRARIFANDEEKQWVNNLLHPMIRQQMQQRLNASTSPYTLLVVPLLIENGLQSMADRVLVVDVAADTQIYRTMTRDGVPEQQVRSILKAQVDRDTRLMHADDVIDNNTDNAQLLPQVTQLHQKYLALCGKNR
- a CDS encoding prepilin peptidase, encoding MDVLIYYPWLFVLFAAILGLIVGSFLNVVIHRLPIMMERGWREECAEAFPEYKITPPEGRFDLSIPRSSCPSCNTPIRIVDNIPLLSWLLLKGRCRHCDNRISIRYPLVELLTAVLSGTVAWQLGFSFYSVALIAMTFVLIAATFIDLDTMLLPDQLTLPLLWTGIALALFGISPITLQDSVIGAIAGYLCLWSVYWLFKLVTGKEGMGYGDFKLLAALGAWLGWAHLPVIILLSSVVGVVFGLIQLRMQNKGLDVAFPFGPYLAIAGWVSALWGDAITHFYLATVTGVY
- a CDS encoding type II secretion system F family protein; the encoded protein is MGKKLEPTLKAFHWKGVNSQGKKVSGQTLALTEPEARETLKQQHIQVRKLRKRSISTWTKLTQRIKGKDITILTRQLATMLSTGIPIVHAIKLIADNQAKAEMKSILSQISKGLEAGTPISRVMQVASRHFDSFYVDMVATGENSGNLAGVFDRLADYREKQEMLRSKVVKALIYPVMILLVSLGVTYLMLTTVVPEFESMFRGFNADLPWFTQQVLNLSAWFQQNGFLSINLFILATFGLKVARQRSFSVRLYTSRLVLRIPIIGQVITKASIAKFSRTLSTSFSAGIPILSSIQASAKTADNLYYQQVIQSIHSDIVAGTPIHLAMRQADAFPEMVLQMVMIGEESGTLDDMLNRVAAIYEAEVDNTVDNLGKILEPFIIVFLGTLVGGLVVAMYLPIFNLMTVIG
- the pilB gene encoding type IV-A pilus assembly ATPase PilB translates to MNSRLPIVLNDAHLISTTQKEQLVEWASLNAGSIPERIVDLGWISAQELNSFLGKLFSLTIKELHDYNPSDLCQKIGLRDTIIKHRALPLSLENHCLTIAISDPTVVETENDFRFATGLQTELVLANCQDIRSTIRKLFGDNNLDSSSETKQLTSDDLANLVQVSDAEIDNIEDLSQDDSPVSRFIHQVLMDAVRKKASDIHFEPYEHLYRIRLRCDGILIETHQPATQLSRRLAARIKILAKLDIAERRLPQDGRLKLRLSETASIDMRVSTLPTMWGEKIVLRLLDGDSANLDIDQLGYNELQKSLYLAALKKPQGMILMTGPTGSGKTVSLYTGLNILNTAERNVSTAEDPVEIHLDGINQVQINPKIGFDFSTALRSFLRQDPDVVMLGEIRDIETAEIAVKAAQTGHLVLSTLHTNSAAETVMRLKNMGVESINLASSLSLIIAQRLARKLCQHCKVIDPMLPPLRHSLAISDDELIYQASEQGCNHCNYGYLGRTGIYEVMECTHEIANALLIGASMQEIEALAQSQGMTTLKQSGIEKLRDGVTSYQELQRVLYF
- a CDS encoding pilin, translating into MRKTTKQQGFTLIELMIVVAVIGVLATVAVPTYQNYIAKSETASALATLTALKTPIETTTLETGAFPADLSAAGVSISYALGNISLTPQSSGAGTINIQFRSGDSSPKIATNTLSLQRTDAGAWSCTTNNIDADLLPKGCN